A single Pan troglodytes isolate AG18354 chromosome 19, NHGRI_mPanTro3-v2.0_pri, whole genome shotgun sequence DNA region contains:
- the CTC1 gene encoding CST complex subunit CTC1 isoform X3 has translation MAAGRAQVPSSEQAWLEDAQVFIQKTLCPAVKEPNVQLTPLVIDCVKTVWLSQGRNQGSTLPLSYSFVSVQDLKTHQRLPCCSHLSWSSSAYQAWAQEAGRNGNPLPREQLLLLGTLTDLSADLEQECRNGSLYVRDNTGVLSCELIDLDLSWLGHLFLFPRWSYLPPARWNSSGEGHLELWDAPVPVFPLTISPGPVTPIPVLYPESASCLLRLRNKLRGVQRNLAGNLVRLSALVKSKQKAYFILSLGRSHPAVTHVSIIVQVPAQLVWHRALRPGTAYVLTELRVSKIRGQRQHVWMTSQSSRLLLLKPECVQELELELEGPLLEADPKPLPMPSNSEDKKDPESLVRYSRLLSYSGAVTGVLNEPAGLYELDGQLGLCLAYQQFRGLRRVMRPGVCLQLQDVHLLQSVGGGTRRPVLAPCLRGAVLLQSFSRQKPGAHSSRQAYGASLYEQLVWERQLGLPLYLWATKALEELACKLCPHVLRHHQFLQHSSPGSPSLGLQLLAPTLDLLAPPGSPVRNAHNEILEEPHHCPLQKYTRLQTPSSFPTLATLKEEGQRKAWASFDPKALLPLPEASYLPSCQLNRRLAWSWLCLLPSAFYPAQVLLGVLVASSHKGCLQLRDQSGSLPCLLLAKHSQPLSDPRLIGCLVRAERFQLIVERDVRSSFPSWKELSMPGFIQKQQARVYVQFFLADALILPVPRPCLHSATPSTPQTDPTGPEGPHLGQSRLFLLCHKEALMKRNFCVPPGASPEVPKPTLSFCVLGSWLGGTQRKEGTGWGLPEPQGNDDNDQKVHLIFFGSSVRWFEFLHPGQVYRLVAPGPPTPMLFEKDGSSCISRRPLELAGCASCLTVQDNWTLELESSQDIQDVLDANKSLPESSLTDLLSDNFTDSLVSFSAEILSRTLCEPLVASLWMKLGNTGAMRRCVKLTVALETAECEFPPHLDVYIEDPHLPPSLGLLPGARVHFSQLEKRVSRSHNVYCCFRSSTYVQVLSFPPETTISVPLPHIYLAELLQGGQSPFQATTSCHVVSVFSLQLFWVCAYCTSICRQGKCTRLGSTCPTQTAISQAIIRLLVEDGTAEAVVTCRNHHVAAALGLCPREWASLLDFVQVPGRVVLQFAGPGAQLESSARVDEPMTMFLWTLCTSPSVLRPIVLSFELERKPSKIVPLEPPRLQRFQCGELPFLTHVNPRLRLSCLSIRESEYSSSLGILASSC, from the exons CTTCGTCTCAGTACAGGACCTCAAGACTCACCAGCGTCTCCCATGCTGCAGCCACCTGTCGTGGAGCAGTAGTGCATACCAGGCCTGGGCCCAAGAGGCTGGACGAAATGGGAACCCCCTGCCCCGAGAGCAGCTGTTACTTTTAGGGACACTAACAGACCTATCGGCGGACTTGGAACAAGAGTGCAGGAACGGAAGCCTCTATGTGAGAGATAACACTGGCGTCCTGAGCTGTGAG CTCATAGACCTGGACCTTTCTTGGTTGGGCCATCTTTTTCTGTTCCCCCGTTGGAGTTACCTCCCTCCTGCCAGGTGGAATTCCTCAGGGGAAGGGCACTTGGAGCTGTGGGATGCCCCTGTGCCAGTGTTTCCTTTGACCATCAGTCCTGGCCCCGTCACGCCTATCCCTGTCCTCTACCCAGAGAGTGCTTCCTGCCTGCTCAGGCTCAG aAACAAGCTCAGAGGTGTGCAGCGAAACCTGGCTGGGAATCTAGTTCGATTGAGTGCTCTGGTGAAAAGTAAACAGAAAGCTTACTTCATCCTGTCTCTTGGTAGATCACACCCAGCTGTCACCCACGTGTCCATCATCGTGCAG GTCCCTGCCCAGCTGGTGTGGCACAGAGCCCTTCGGCCTGGTACAGCCTATGTGCTGACAGAACTGCGAGTGTCCAAGATCCGTGGTCAGCGCCAGCATGTTTGGATGACCAGTCAGTCCTCCCGTCTGTTGCTGCTGAAACCAGAATGTGTGCAGGAGCTGGAACTGGAGCTAGAAGGACCCCTCTTAGAGGCTGACCCCAAGCCACTCCCCATGCCCAGCAACTCGGAGGACAAGAAGGATCCAGAAAGTCTTGTCCGGTATTCTAGACTCCTATCCTATTCG GGAGCAGTCACTGGCGTGTTGAATGAGCCCGCTGGCCTCTATGAGCTGGATGGGCAGCTGGGGCTCTGCCTTGCCTACCAGCAGTTCCGTGGCCTTAGGCGGGTGATGCGACCTGGAGTGTGTCTGCAG CTCCAGGATGTTCACTTGCTCCAGTCAGTGGGAGGGGGGACAAGAAGGCCAGTGCTCGCCCCCTGCCTCCGTGGCGCCGTTCTGCTTCAAAGCTTCTCTCGTCAGAAGCCTGGAGCTCACTCATCCCGTCAAGCCTACGGGGCCTCCCTGTACGAGCAGCTGGTGTGGGAACGTCAGTTAGGACTTCCCCTCTACCTGTGGGCTACCAAGGCCCTGGAGGAGCTGGCCTGCAA GCTGTGTCCCCATGTGCTGAGACACCACCAGTTCCTGCAACATTCCTCTCCTGGGAGCCCCAGCCTGGGACTGCAACTCCTGGCTCCTACCCTGGATCTTCTAGCTCCGCCAGGCAGCCCTGTTCGGAATGCACACAATGAGATCCTTGAAGAGCCACATCACTGTCCCCTCCAGAAA TACACTCGGCTGCagactccctcctccttccccactctGGCCACCCTGAAAGAGGAAGGACAGCGTAAGGCCTGGGCCTCCTTTGACCCTAAGGCCCTTCTGCCCCTCCCGGAGGCCTCCTACCTGCCCAGCTGCCAACTCAATCGCCGCCTGGCTTGGTCCTGGCTCTGTCTGCTGCCCTCTGCCTTCTACCCAGCCCAG GTTTTACTTGGGGTTCTGGTGGCTTCATCTCATAAAGGTTGTCTGCAACTTCGGGACCAAAGTGGTTCCCTgccctgcctgctcctggccAAGCACTCTCAACCCCTCAGTGACCCACGGCTGATAG GCTGCCTGGTGCGGGCAGAGAGGTTTCAGTTGATCGTAGAGAGGGACGTGAGAAGCAGCTTCCCTTCCTGGAAGGAGCTGAGCATGCCAGGCTTCATCCAGAAGCAGCAGGCCAG AGTCTATGTCCAGTTCTTTCTGGCTGATGCCCTGATCCTGCCTGTGCCCAGACCCTGCCTTCATTCAGCAACACCCTCAACACCTCAGACAGATCCCACCGGCCCAGAGGGACCCCACCTAGGACAGAGCCGGCTCTTCTTGCTCTGCCACAAGGAGGCCCTCATGAAGCGTAATTTTTGTGTCCCCCCAGGAGCAAGTCCAGAGGTGCCCAAGCCCACCCTCAGTTTCTGTGTGTTGGGGAGCTGGCTTGGGGGCACCCAGAGGAAGGAGGGGACTGGATGGGGGCTGCCCGAGCCCCAGGGAAATGACGACAATGATCAGAAG gttcacctcATTTTCTTTGGCTCTTCAGTCCGCTGGTTTGAGTTCTTGCACCCGGGACAGGTGTACCGACTCGTAGCTCCTGGCCCCCCT ACACCAATGTTGTTTGAAAAGGATGGTTCATCCTGCATATCTCGGCGTCCTCTGGAGTTGGCTGGCTGTGCATCCTGCCTCACTGTCCAGGACAACTGGACTCTGGAGCTTGAAAGCTCCCAGGATATCCAAGATGTGCTGGATGCAAACAAGTCATTGCCTGAATCCTCACTGACCGACCTGCTCAGTGACAA TTTCACAGATTCCTTGGTGTCTTTCTCCGCTGAGATTTTGTCACGGACACTATGTGAACCCCTTGTGGCGTCTCTCTGGATGAAACTGG GGAACACGGGGGCCATGAGAAGGTGTGTGAAGCTAACAGTCGCTCTTGAGACTGCTGAATGTGAATTCCCCCCTCACCTGGATGTATATATAGAAGACCCACACTTGCCTCCCTCACTAGGACTACTTCCAGGAGCCCGGGTCCACTTTAGCCAGTTGGAGAAAAGGGTTTCCAG ATCTCACAATGTTTATTGTTGTTTCCGGTCATCCACTTATGTGCAGGTCCTGAGTTTTCCCCCTGAGACCACCATCAG CGTTCCCCTGCCCCACATCTACCTGGCTGAACTTCTGCAGGGTGGTCAGTCCCCATTCCAGGCCACTACCTCTTGCCATGTCGTCTCTGTCTTCAGCCTTCAGCTCTTCTGGGTGTGTGCTTATTGTACCAGCATCTGCCGGCAG GGAAAGTGCACTCGCCTGGGCTCCACTTGCCCTACGCAGACAGCTATAAGCCAGGCCATCATCAG GCTCCTGGTGGAGGATGGGACTGCCGAAGCCGTGGTGACCTGTAGGAATCACCATGTGGCAGCAGCACTAGGGCTGTGTCCTAGAGAGTGGGCCTCCCTCCTAGATTTCGTCCAAGTGCCAGGCAGAGTGGTCTTGCAGTTTGCAGGGCCTGGAGCCCAACTTGAG TCTTCAGCCAGGGTTGACGAGCCCATGACTATGTTCCTCTGGACACTTTGTACTAGCCCCTCTGTCCTCCGTCCTATTGTGCTTTCTTTTGAGCTGGAAAGGAAACCGTCGAAGATCGTCCCATTAG AACCTCCTCGGCTACAGCGATTCCAGTGTGGAGAGCTCCCTTTCCTGACTCATGTGAACCCCAGGCTCCGATTGTCCTGCCTTTCTATCCGAGAGTCAGAGTACTCCAGCTCTCTGGGGATCCTTGCTTCCTCCTGTTAA
- the CTC1 gene encoding CST complex subunit CTC1 isoform X8: MAAGRAQVPSSEQAWLEDAQVFIQKTLCPAVKEPNVQLTPLVIDCVKTVWLSQGRNQGSTLPLSYSFVSVQDLKTHQRLPCCSHLSWSSSAYQAWAQEAGRNGNPLPREQLLLLGTLTDLSADLEQECRNGSLYVRDNTGVLSCELIDLDLSWLGHLFLFPRWSYLPPARWNSSGEGHLELWDAPVPVFPLTISPGPVTPIPVLYPESASCLLRLRNKLRGVQRNLAGNLVRLSALVKSKQKAYFILSLGRSHPAVTHVSIIVQVPAQLVWHRALRPGTAYVLTELRVSKIRGQRQHVWMTSQSSRLLLLKPECVQELELELEGPLLEADPKPLPMPSNSEDKKDPESLVRYSRLLSYSLQDVHLLQSVGGGTRRPVLAPCLRGAVLLQSFSRQKPGAHSSRQAYGASLYEQLVWERQLGLPLYLWATKALEELACKLCPHVLRHHQFLQHSSPGSPSLGLQLLAPTLDLLAPPGSPVRNAHNEILEEPHHCPLQKYTRLQTPSSFPTLATLKEEGQRKAWASFDPKALLPLPEASYLPSCQLNRRLAWSWLCLLPSAFYPAQVLLGVLVASSHKGCLQLRDQSGSLPCLLLAKHSQPLSDPRLIGCLVRAERFQLIVERDVRSSFPSWKELSMPGFIQKQQARVYVQFFLADALILPVPRPCLHSATPSTPQTDPTGPEGPHLGQSRLFLLCHKEALMKRNFCVPPGASPEVPKPTLSFCVLGSWLGGTQRKEGTGWGLPEPQGNDDNDQKVHLIFFGSSVRWFEFLHPGQVYRLVAPGPPTPMLFEKDGSSCISRRPLELAGCASCLTVQDNWTLELESSQDIQDVLDANKSLPESSLTDLLSDNFTDSLVSFSAEILSRTLCEPLVASLWMKLGNTGAMRRCVKLTVALETAECEFPPHLDVYIEDPHLPPSLGLLPGARVHFSQLEKRVSRSHNVYCCFRSSTYVQVLSFPPETTISVPLPHIYLAELLQGGQSPFQATTSCHVVSVFSLQLFWVCAYCTSICRQGKCTRLGSTCPTQTAISQAIIRLLVEDGTAEAVVTCRNHHVAAALGLCPREWASLLDFVQVPGRVVLQFAGPGAQLESSARVDEPMTMFLWTLCTSPSVLRPIVLSFELERKPSKIVPLEPPRLQRFQCGELPFLTHVNPRLRLSCLSIRESEYSSSLGILASSC, encoded by the exons CTTCGTCTCAGTACAGGACCTCAAGACTCACCAGCGTCTCCCATGCTGCAGCCACCTGTCGTGGAGCAGTAGTGCATACCAGGCCTGGGCCCAAGAGGCTGGACGAAATGGGAACCCCCTGCCCCGAGAGCAGCTGTTACTTTTAGGGACACTAACAGACCTATCGGCGGACTTGGAACAAGAGTGCAGGAACGGAAGCCTCTATGTGAGAGATAACACTGGCGTCCTGAGCTGTGAG CTCATAGACCTGGACCTTTCTTGGTTGGGCCATCTTTTTCTGTTCCCCCGTTGGAGTTACCTCCCTCCTGCCAGGTGGAATTCCTCAGGGGAAGGGCACTTGGAGCTGTGGGATGCCCCTGTGCCAGTGTTTCCTTTGACCATCAGTCCTGGCCCCGTCACGCCTATCCCTGTCCTCTACCCAGAGAGTGCTTCCTGCCTGCTCAGGCTCAG aAACAAGCTCAGAGGTGTGCAGCGAAACCTGGCTGGGAATCTAGTTCGATTGAGTGCTCTGGTGAAAAGTAAACAGAAAGCTTACTTCATCCTGTCTCTTGGTAGATCACACCCAGCTGTCACCCACGTGTCCATCATCGTGCAG GTCCCTGCCCAGCTGGTGTGGCACAGAGCCCTTCGGCCTGGTACAGCCTATGTGCTGACAGAACTGCGAGTGTCCAAGATCCGTGGTCAGCGCCAGCATGTTTGGATGACCAGTCAGTCCTCCCGTCTGTTGCTGCTGAAACCAGAATGTGTGCAGGAGCTGGAACTGGAGCTAGAAGGACCCCTCTTAGAGGCTGACCCCAAGCCACTCCCCATGCCCAGCAACTCGGAGGACAAGAAGGATCCAGAAAGTCTTGTCCGGTATTCTAGACTCCTATCCTATTCG CTCCAGGATGTTCACTTGCTCCAGTCAGTGGGAGGGGGGACAAGAAGGCCAGTGCTCGCCCCCTGCCTCCGTGGCGCCGTTCTGCTTCAAAGCTTCTCTCGTCAGAAGCCTGGAGCTCACTCATCCCGTCAAGCCTACGGGGCCTCCCTGTACGAGCAGCTGGTGTGGGAACGTCAGTTAGGACTTCCCCTCTACCTGTGGGCTACCAAGGCCCTGGAGGAGCTGGCCTGCAA GCTGTGTCCCCATGTGCTGAGACACCACCAGTTCCTGCAACATTCCTCTCCTGGGAGCCCCAGCCTGGGACTGCAACTCCTGGCTCCTACCCTGGATCTTCTAGCTCCGCCAGGCAGCCCTGTTCGGAATGCACACAATGAGATCCTTGAAGAGCCACATCACTGTCCCCTCCAGAAA TACACTCGGCTGCagactccctcctccttccccactctGGCCACCCTGAAAGAGGAAGGACAGCGTAAGGCCTGGGCCTCCTTTGACCCTAAGGCCCTTCTGCCCCTCCCGGAGGCCTCCTACCTGCCCAGCTGCCAACTCAATCGCCGCCTGGCTTGGTCCTGGCTCTGTCTGCTGCCCTCTGCCTTCTACCCAGCCCAG GTTTTACTTGGGGTTCTGGTGGCTTCATCTCATAAAGGTTGTCTGCAACTTCGGGACCAAAGTGGTTCCCTgccctgcctgctcctggccAAGCACTCTCAACCCCTCAGTGACCCACGGCTGATAG GCTGCCTGGTGCGGGCAGAGAGGTTTCAGTTGATCGTAGAGAGGGACGTGAGAAGCAGCTTCCCTTCCTGGAAGGAGCTGAGCATGCCAGGCTTCATCCAGAAGCAGCAGGCCAG AGTCTATGTCCAGTTCTTTCTGGCTGATGCCCTGATCCTGCCTGTGCCCAGACCCTGCCTTCATTCAGCAACACCCTCAACACCTCAGACAGATCCCACCGGCCCAGAGGGACCCCACCTAGGACAGAGCCGGCTCTTCTTGCTCTGCCACAAGGAGGCCCTCATGAAGCGTAATTTTTGTGTCCCCCCAGGAGCAAGTCCAGAGGTGCCCAAGCCCACCCTCAGTTTCTGTGTGTTGGGGAGCTGGCTTGGGGGCACCCAGAGGAAGGAGGGGACTGGATGGGGGCTGCCCGAGCCCCAGGGAAATGACGACAATGATCAGAAG gttcacctcATTTTCTTTGGCTCTTCAGTCCGCTGGTTTGAGTTCTTGCACCCGGGACAGGTGTACCGACTCGTAGCTCCTGGCCCCCCT ACACCAATGTTGTTTGAAAAGGATGGTTCATCCTGCATATCTCGGCGTCCTCTGGAGTTGGCTGGCTGTGCATCCTGCCTCACTGTCCAGGACAACTGGACTCTGGAGCTTGAAAGCTCCCAGGATATCCAAGATGTGCTGGATGCAAACAAGTCATTGCCTGAATCCTCACTGACCGACCTGCTCAGTGACAA TTTCACAGATTCCTTGGTGTCTTTCTCCGCTGAGATTTTGTCACGGACACTATGTGAACCCCTTGTGGCGTCTCTCTGGATGAAACTGG GGAACACGGGGGCCATGAGAAGGTGTGTGAAGCTAACAGTCGCTCTTGAGACTGCTGAATGTGAATTCCCCCCTCACCTGGATGTATATATAGAAGACCCACACTTGCCTCCCTCACTAGGACTACTTCCAGGAGCCCGGGTCCACTTTAGCCAGTTGGAGAAAAGGGTTTCCAG ATCTCACAATGTTTATTGTTGTTTCCGGTCATCCACTTATGTGCAGGTCCTGAGTTTTCCCCCTGAGACCACCATCAG CGTTCCCCTGCCCCACATCTACCTGGCTGAACTTCTGCAGGGTGGTCAGTCCCCATTCCAGGCCACTACCTCTTGCCATGTCGTCTCTGTCTTCAGCCTTCAGCTCTTCTGGGTGTGTGCTTATTGTACCAGCATCTGCCGGCAG GGAAAGTGCACTCGCCTGGGCTCCACTTGCCCTACGCAGACAGCTATAAGCCAGGCCATCATCAG GCTCCTGGTGGAGGATGGGACTGCCGAAGCCGTGGTGACCTGTAGGAATCACCATGTGGCAGCAGCACTAGGGCTGTGTCCTAGAGAGTGGGCCTCCCTCCTAGATTTCGTCCAAGTGCCAGGCAGAGTGGTCTTGCAGTTTGCAGGGCCTGGAGCCCAACTTGAG TCTTCAGCCAGGGTTGACGAGCCCATGACTATGTTCCTCTGGACACTTTGTACTAGCCCCTCTGTCCTCCGTCCTATTGTGCTTTCTTTTGAGCTGGAAAGGAAACCGTCGAAGATCGTCCCATTAG AACCTCCTCGGCTACAGCGATTCCAGTGTGGAGAGCTCCCTTTCCTGACTCATGTGAACCCCAGGCTCCGATTGTCCTGCCTTTCTATCCGAGAGTCAGAGTACTCCAGCTCTCTGGGGATCCTTGCTTCCTCCTGTTAA
- the CTC1 gene encoding CST complex subunit CTC1 isoform X7, protein MAAGRAQVPSSEQAWLEDAQVFIQKTLCPAVKEPNVQLTPLVIDCVKTVWLSQGRNQGSTLPLSYSFVSVQDLKTHQRLPCCSHLSWSSSAYQAWAQEAGRNGNPLPREQLLLLGTLTDLSADLEQECRNGSLYVRDNTGVLSCELIDLDLSWLGHLFLFPRWSYLPPARWNSSGEGHLELWDAPVPVFPLTISPGPVTPIPVLYPESASCLLRLRSHPAVTHVSIIVQVPAQLVWHRALRPGTAYVLTELRVSKIRGQRQHVWMTSQSSRLLLLKPECVQELELELEGPLLEADPKPLPMPSNSEDKKDPESLVRYSRLLSYSGAVTGVLNEPAGLYELDGQLGLCLAYQQFRGLRRVMRPGVCLQLQDVHLLQSVGGGTRRPVLAPCLRGAVLLQSFSRQKPGAHSSRQAYGASLYEQLVWERQLGLPLYLWATKALEELACKLCPHVLRHHQFLQHSSPGSPSLGLQLLAPTLDLLAPPGSPVRNAHNEILEEPHHCPLQKYTRLQTPSSFPTLATLKEEGQRKAWASFDPKALLPLPEASYLPSCQLNRRLAWSWLCLLPSAFYPAQVLLGVLVASSHKGCLQLRDQSGSLPCLLLAKHSQPLSDPRLIGCLVRAERFQLIVERDVRSSFPSWKELSMPGFIQKQQARVYVQFFLADALILPVPRPCLHSATPSTPQTDPTGPEGPHLGQSRLFLLCHKEALMKRNFCVPPGASPEVPKPTLSFCVLGSWLGGTQRKEGTGWGLPEPQGNDDNDQKVHLIFFGSSVRWFEFLHPGQVYRLVAPGPPTPMLFEKDGSSCISRRPLELAGCASCLTVQDNWTLELESSQDIQDVLDANKSLPESSLTDLLSDNFTDSLVSFSAEILSRTLCEPLVASLWMKLGNTGAMRRCVKLTVALETAECEFPPHLDVYIEDPHLPPSLGLLPGARVHFSQLEKRVSRSHNVYCCFRSSTYVQVLSFPPETTISVPLPHIYLAELLQGGQSPFQATTSCHVVSVFSLQLFWVCAYCTSICRQGKCTRLGSTCPTQTAISQAIIRLLVEDGTAEAVVTCRNHHVAAALGLCPREWASLLDFVQVPGRVVLQFAGPGAQLESSARVDEPMTMFLWTLCTSPSVLRPIVLSFELERKPSKIVPLEPPRLQRFQCGELPFLTHVNPRLRLSCLSIRESEYSSSLGILASSC, encoded by the exons CTTCGTCTCAGTACAGGACCTCAAGACTCACCAGCGTCTCCCATGCTGCAGCCACCTGTCGTGGAGCAGTAGTGCATACCAGGCCTGGGCCCAAGAGGCTGGACGAAATGGGAACCCCCTGCCCCGAGAGCAGCTGTTACTTTTAGGGACACTAACAGACCTATCGGCGGACTTGGAACAAGAGTGCAGGAACGGAAGCCTCTATGTGAGAGATAACACTGGCGTCCTGAGCTGTGAG CTCATAGACCTGGACCTTTCTTGGTTGGGCCATCTTTTTCTGTTCCCCCGTTGGAGTTACCTCCCTCCTGCCAGGTGGAATTCCTCAGGGGAAGGGCACTTGGAGCTGTGGGATGCCCCTGTGCCAGTGTTTCCTTTGACCATCAGTCCTGGCCCCGTCACGCCTATCCCTGTCCTCTACCCAGAGAGTGCTTCCTGCCTGCTCAGGCTCAG ATCACACCCAGCTGTCACCCACGTGTCCATCATCGTGCAG GTCCCTGCCCAGCTGGTGTGGCACAGAGCCCTTCGGCCTGGTACAGCCTATGTGCTGACAGAACTGCGAGTGTCCAAGATCCGTGGTCAGCGCCAGCATGTTTGGATGACCAGTCAGTCCTCCCGTCTGTTGCTGCTGAAACCAGAATGTGTGCAGGAGCTGGAACTGGAGCTAGAAGGACCCCTCTTAGAGGCTGACCCCAAGCCACTCCCCATGCCCAGCAACTCGGAGGACAAGAAGGATCCAGAAAGTCTTGTCCGGTATTCTAGACTCCTATCCTATTCG GGAGCAGTCACTGGCGTGTTGAATGAGCCCGCTGGCCTCTATGAGCTGGATGGGCAGCTGGGGCTCTGCCTTGCCTACCAGCAGTTCCGTGGCCTTAGGCGGGTGATGCGACCTGGAGTGTGTCTGCAG CTCCAGGATGTTCACTTGCTCCAGTCAGTGGGAGGGGGGACAAGAAGGCCAGTGCTCGCCCCCTGCCTCCGTGGCGCCGTTCTGCTTCAAAGCTTCTCTCGTCAGAAGCCTGGAGCTCACTCATCCCGTCAAGCCTACGGGGCCTCCCTGTACGAGCAGCTGGTGTGGGAACGTCAGTTAGGACTTCCCCTCTACCTGTGGGCTACCAAGGCCCTGGAGGAGCTGGCCTGCAA GCTGTGTCCCCATGTGCTGAGACACCACCAGTTCCTGCAACATTCCTCTCCTGGGAGCCCCAGCCTGGGACTGCAACTCCTGGCTCCTACCCTGGATCTTCTAGCTCCGCCAGGCAGCCCTGTTCGGAATGCACACAATGAGATCCTTGAAGAGCCACATCACTGTCCCCTCCAGAAA TACACTCGGCTGCagactccctcctccttccccactctGGCCACCCTGAAAGAGGAAGGACAGCGTAAGGCCTGGGCCTCCTTTGACCCTAAGGCCCTTCTGCCCCTCCCGGAGGCCTCCTACCTGCCCAGCTGCCAACTCAATCGCCGCCTGGCTTGGTCCTGGCTCTGTCTGCTGCCCTCTGCCTTCTACCCAGCCCAG GTTTTACTTGGGGTTCTGGTGGCTTCATCTCATAAAGGTTGTCTGCAACTTCGGGACCAAAGTGGTTCCCTgccctgcctgctcctggccAAGCACTCTCAACCCCTCAGTGACCCACGGCTGATAG GCTGCCTGGTGCGGGCAGAGAGGTTTCAGTTGATCGTAGAGAGGGACGTGAGAAGCAGCTTCCCTTCCTGGAAGGAGCTGAGCATGCCAGGCTTCATCCAGAAGCAGCAGGCCAG AGTCTATGTCCAGTTCTTTCTGGCTGATGCCCTGATCCTGCCTGTGCCCAGACCCTGCCTTCATTCAGCAACACCCTCAACACCTCAGACAGATCCCACCGGCCCAGAGGGACCCCACCTAGGACAGAGCCGGCTCTTCTTGCTCTGCCACAAGGAGGCCCTCATGAAGCGTAATTTTTGTGTCCCCCCAGGAGCAAGTCCAGAGGTGCCCAAGCCCACCCTCAGTTTCTGTGTGTTGGGGAGCTGGCTTGGGGGCACCCAGAGGAAGGAGGGGACTGGATGGGGGCTGCCCGAGCCCCAGGGAAATGACGACAATGATCAGAAG gttcacctcATTTTCTTTGGCTCTTCAGTCCGCTGGTTTGAGTTCTTGCACCCGGGACAGGTGTACCGACTCGTAGCTCCTGGCCCCCCT ACACCAATGTTGTTTGAAAAGGATGGTTCATCCTGCATATCTCGGCGTCCTCTGGAGTTGGCTGGCTGTGCATCCTGCCTCACTGTCCAGGACAACTGGACTCTGGAGCTTGAAAGCTCCCAGGATATCCAAGATGTGCTGGATGCAAACAAGTCATTGCCTGAATCCTCACTGACCGACCTGCTCAGTGACAA TTTCACAGATTCCTTGGTGTCTTTCTCCGCTGAGATTTTGTCACGGACACTATGTGAACCCCTTGTGGCGTCTCTCTGGATGAAACTGG GGAACACGGGGGCCATGAGAAGGTGTGTGAAGCTAACAGTCGCTCTTGAGACTGCTGAATGTGAATTCCCCCCTCACCTGGATGTATATATAGAAGACCCACACTTGCCTCCCTCACTAGGACTACTTCCAGGAGCCCGGGTCCACTTTAGCCAGTTGGAGAAAAGGGTTTCCAG ATCTCACAATGTTTATTGTTGTTTCCGGTCATCCACTTATGTGCAGGTCCTGAGTTTTCCCCCTGAGACCACCATCAG CGTTCCCCTGCCCCACATCTACCTGGCTGAACTTCTGCAGGGTGGTCAGTCCCCATTCCAGGCCACTACCTCTTGCCATGTCGTCTCTGTCTTCAGCCTTCAGCTCTTCTGGGTGTGTGCTTATTGTACCAGCATCTGCCGGCAG GGAAAGTGCACTCGCCTGGGCTCCACTTGCCCTACGCAGACAGCTATAAGCCAGGCCATCATCAG GCTCCTGGTGGAGGATGGGACTGCCGAAGCCGTGGTGACCTGTAGGAATCACCATGTGGCAGCAGCACTAGGGCTGTGTCCTAGAGAGTGGGCCTCCCTCCTAGATTTCGTCCAAGTGCCAGGCAGAGTGGTCTTGCAGTTTGCAGGGCCTGGAGCCCAACTTGAG TCTTCAGCCAGGGTTGACGAGCCCATGACTATGTTCCTCTGGACACTTTGTACTAGCCCCTCTGTCCTCCGTCCTATTGTGCTTTCTTTTGAGCTGGAAAGGAAACCGTCGAAGATCGTCCCATTAG AACCTCCTCGGCTACAGCGATTCCAGTGTGGAGAGCTCCCTTTCCTGACTCATGTGAACCCCAGGCTCCGATTGTCCTGCCTTTCTATCCGAGAGTCAGAGTACTCCAGCTCTCTGGGGATCCTTGCTTCCTCCTGTTAA